The following coding sequences lie in one Meles meles chromosome X, mMelMel3.1 paternal haplotype, whole genome shotgun sequence genomic window:
- the ARR3 gene encoding arrestin-C — translation MANISRVYKKTCSNGKLTLYLGKRDFVDHVDMVEPIDGVVLVDPDYLKDRKMFVTLTCAFRYGHDDLDVIGLMFRKDLYVQVQQVFPPEPTSPQGPLTVLQERLLQKLGDNAYPFTLQMAVNLPCSVTLQPGPEDAGKACGIDFEVKSFCAENLEEKISKRDSVRLVVRKIQFAPPEPGPGPCAQTTRRFLLSAQPLQLQASMDREVHYHGKPISVNVSINNRTNKIIKKIRISVDQITDVVLYSLDKYTKTVFIQEFTETIAANSSFSKSFEVTPLLAPNCQKQGLALDGKLKHGDTNLASSIILQPGMDKELLGILVSYKVRVNLMVSGGGILGDLIASDVGVELPLILMHPKPSHEAASSEDIVIEEFTRQENCGEESQEAVAVEGDEES, via the exons ATGGCCAACATCTCAAG GGTATATAAGAAGACCTGCTCCAATGGGAAG CTTACTCTTTACCTGGGGAAACGGGACTTCGTGGACCATGTGGACATGGTGGAACCCATTG ATGGTGTGGTCCTGGTTGACCCTGATTACTTAAAAGATCGAAAGA TGTTTGTCACATTGACATGTGCCTTCCGCTATGGCCATGATGACTTGGATGTGATTGGTCTGATGTTCCGCAAAGATTTGTATGTGCAGGTGCAGCAGGTGTTCCCACCTGAGCCCACCAGCCCGCAAGGGCCCCTCACAGTCCTACAGGAGCGACTCCTGCAAAAGCTGGGGGACAATGCCTACCCCTTTACCCTGCAG ATGGCTGTTAACCTTCCCTGTTCAGTGACGCTGCAGCCAGGGCCTGAAGATGCTGGAAAG GCCTGTGGGATCGACTTTGAAGTGAAGAGTTTCTGTGCTGAAAACCTGGAGGAGAAAATCTCCAAGAG AGACTCCGTGCGGCTGGTGGTTCGGAAAATACAGTTTGCACCCCCGGAACCAGGCCCTGGCCCCTGTGCCCAGACGACCCGCCGCTTCCTTCTGTCAGCTCAGCCCCTACAGCTGCAGGCCTCGATGGACAGGGAG GTTCACTACCATGGCAAACCCATCTCTGTCAATGTTTCTATCAACAACCGTACCAACAAGATCATCAAAAAAATCAGGATTTCAG TTGACCAGATCACAGACGTTGTCCTGTATTCCTTAGACAAGTACACCAAGACCGTGTTCATCCAGGAGTTCAC GGAGACTATAGCTGCTAACTCTAGTTTCTCTAAGAGCTTCGAAGTAACTCCGCTCCTGGCTCCCAACTGCCAGAAACAGGGCCTGGCGCTGGATGGCAAACTCAAGCACGGCGATACCAATCTAGCCTCCAGCATAAT TCTTCAACCTGGAATGGACAAGGAGCTCCTGGGGATCCTGGTGTCCTACAAAGTGAGGGTCAACCTGATGGTGTCCGGTGGAGG CATCCTCGGTGACCTGATAGCCAG CGACGTAGGTGTGGAGCTGCCCTTGATCTTGATGCATCCAAAGCCATCACATG AGGCTGCTAG TTCTGAGGACATAGTCATCGAGGAGTTCACTCGGCAGGAGAACTGCGGGGAGGAGAGCCAGGAGGCTGTGGCGGTGGAGGGAGATGAGGAAAGCTGA